The following proteins come from a genomic window of Clupea harengus unplaced genomic scaffold, Ch_v2.0.2, whole genome shotgun sequence:
- the LOC122129454 gene encoding L-rhamnose-binding lectin CSL3-like: MAMVNLMLISCSNVIHIHKANYGRTDKTTCSSGRPANQLSNTNCYAATTLPIIRNRCEGRTTCLLKASNSIFSDPCFGTYKYLDISYSCVPPSKEPEHPITTILHYTPNTFSLICSNVIRIHTASYGRRDKTTCSSGRPASQLRKTDCSASTTLPIVRERCEGRTTCLLKASNSIFSDPCFGTYKYLDISYSCVPPSKEPEHPITTILHYTPNTCDGKERCTVMASSNIFPDRCPGTYKNLDISYSCITEIMQ; encoded by the exons ATGGCGATGGTGAATCTGATGCTCATCTCCT GTTCAAACGTAATTCACATCCACAAAGCTAATTACGGCCGGACAGATAAAACGACCTGCTCTTCTGGACGACCTGCAAATCAGCTCAGCAATACCAACTGCTACGCTGCCACAACACTCCCCATAATAAGGAATCG atgtgaaggaagaacgacatgccttctgaaggcctcaaacagcatcttctctgatccgtgttttggcacctacaagtacctcgacatctcctacagctgtgttcctccaagtaaAGAACCGGAGCATCCCATCACCACAATCTTACACTACACTCCAAACACGTTCAGTCTCATTT gttCCAATGTAATCCGTATCCACACTGCAAGTTACGGGCGGAGAGATAAAACCACCTGCTCTTCTGGACGCCCTGCGAGTCAACTCCGCAAGACCGACTGTTCTGCATCTacaacgctccctatagtaagggagag ATGTGAAGGAAGGACGACATGCCTTCTGAAGGCCtcaaacagcatcttctctgatccgtgttttggcacctacaagtacctcgacatctcctacagctgtgttcctccaagtaaAGAACCGGAGCATCCCATCACCACAATCTTACACTACACTCCAAACAC GTGTGATGGAAAGGAGAGGTGCACGGTGATGGCATCAAGCAATATCTTCCCAGACAGATGTCCTGGGACCTACAAGAACCTggacatctcctacagctgcATTACTGAGATCATGCAATAG